A genomic region of Alnus glutinosa chromosome 11, dhAlnGlut1.1, whole genome shotgun sequence contains the following coding sequences:
- the LOC133882221 gene encoding bifunctional dihydrofolate reductase-thymidylate synthase-like, translating into MASDSLISSNGNGHGNGKPDPQRTYQVVVAATPDMGIGKDGKLPWKLPSDLKFFKDITMSASDPGKKNAVLMGRKTWESIPVEHRPLPGRLNVVLTRSGSFDIATAENVVICGSMTSALELLAAPPYCLSIEKVFVIGGGEILREALNAPGCDAIHLTEIETSIECDTFIPAVDSSVFQPWYSSFPVVENNIRYSFTTYVRVRSAAVESLCQNGDLIFDGISDSDKFEVKKFSFLPKMIFERHEEYNYLKMVQEIISDGNPKDDRTGTGTLSKFGCQMRFNLRKNFPVLTTKKVFWRGVVEELLWFISGSTNAKVLLEKGIHIWDGNGSRDYLDSIGLTDREEGDLGPVYGFQWRHFGARYTDMHADYSGQGVDQLVDVIHKIKNNPDDRRIILSAWNPSDLKLMALPPCHMFAQFYVANGELSCQMYQRSADIGLGVPFNIASYALLTCMIAHVCDLVPGDFIHVLGDAHVYRTHVRPLQEQLQKLPKPFPILRINPEKKNIDSFVACDFKLIGYDPHQKIEMKMAV; encoded by the exons ATGGCTAGTGACTCTTTGATAAGCAGTAATGGAAATGGACATGGCAACGGAAAGCCTGATCCACAGAGGACCTACCAAGTTGTTGTGGCTGCGACCCCAGATATGGGTATTGGTAAGGATGGAAAACTACCCTGGAAGTTACCTTCtgatctcaaattttttaaggaCATAACTATGAGTGCGTCGGATCCTGGGAAAAAGAACGCAGTTTTAATGGGTAGGAAAACATGGGAGAGTATTCCTGTTGAGCATCGGCCTCTACCCGGTCGCCTTAATGTTGTTCTAACTCGCTCTGGGAGTTTTGATATTGCAACTGCAGAAAATGTTGTGATATGTGGAAGCATGACTTCTGCTTTGGAATTGTTAGCTGCTCCTCCGTATTGTCTGTCAATTGAAAAAGTGTTTGTTATAGGAGGTGGCGAGATATTGAG GGAAGCTCTCAATGCGCCTGGATGTGATGCTATCCACCTTACTGAAATTGAGACAAGCATTGAATGCGATACATTTATTCCTGCAGTTGATTCCTCTGTATTTCAGCCGTGGTATTCATCATTTCCTGTGGTGGAAAACAATATTCGATATTCCTTCACGACATATGTTCGCGTGAGGAGTGCTGCAGTTGAATCCCTTTGTCAAAACGGTGATCTGATCTTTGATGGTATTTCAGATTCCGATAAGTTCGAGGTAAAGAAGTTCTCTTTCCTGCCCAAGATGATCTTTGAGAGACATGAGGAGTACAATTATCTTAAAATGGTTCAAGAAATCATCTCAGATGGCAATCCTAAGGATGACAGGACTGGGACTGGTACTTTGTCAAAGTTTGGTTGCCAG ATGCGGTTCAATCTGCGCAAAAATTTCCCGGTTCTTACTACGAAG AAAGTTTTCTGGAGAGGCGTTGTTGAAGAACTTCTGTGGTTTATCAGTGGTTCAACAAATGCCAAG GTCCTTCTGGAAAAAGGCATTCATATATGGGATGGCAATGGTTCCAGAGACTACCTTGATAG CATCGGTTTGACAGACAGGGAGGAGGGTGACTTAGGACCTGTATATGGTTTCCAGTGGAGACATTTTGGTGCTAG GTATACTGACATGCATGCTGACTATTCTGGCCAAGGAGTTGATCAATTGGTAGATGTTATTCACAAGATTAAAAATAATCCTGATGACCGACGGATAATACTGTCAGCATGGAATCCTTCCGATCTCAAATTGATGGCACTTCCACCTTGCCACATGTTTGCCCAG TTTTATGTGGCCAATGGTGAGCTATCATGTCAAATGTATCAGCGTTCTGCTGACATAGGCCTGGGTGTGCCATTCAACATTGCATCTTATGCTCTCCTGACATGCATGATTGCTCATGTTTGTG ATCTTGTTCCAGGTGATTTCATCCATGTTCTCGGGGATGCTCATGTCTACCGCACTCATGTCCGACCTCTGCAGGAGCAGCTTCAGAAACTCCCCAAGCCTTTTCCA ATTTTAAGGATCAATCCTGAGAAGAAGAACATAGATTCTTTTGTGGCATGTGATTTCAAACTCATAGGTTATGATCCTCACCAGAAGATAGAAATGAAAATGGCAGTATAG
- the LOC133881987 gene encoding uncharacterized protein LOC133881987: protein MGGAFTKEIYPLWLFLLYFFAVTASWIWKGLQKCKEYLIAGSCLNVSMNSSDCIWTTAWVPTLPSYRPSPRSPNSRYLHHLSISDLIMPGTRCWNKCLLLTLFDPISAMAVGRLPISDESQKVYLWIPSASGRFSTFSAYLSILNNDFTGSHLSPLSSFWRDIRKLQLTDRLRIFIWKIAWNIFPTIQRLQPIIPTHRPDAFCPLCKGGPDSLRHLFFHCHFARVVWRLSSWPLDSTTLDSPHLCDWVRVILYPEALLHIPSLELHRFQVFAAVACDLLWFHRNKAYHEGMSFDARNLARQIVTTYHQHCDAWSAKLRPTLEKWIRPPLNWHKLNFDTAIRDSFSCQAAICRNHEGRLIVIIALQQPSIVQDWRITDIIHQTLDMFPPDSSWSARKVNRSANFGAHYVAHWAAAQFSSSSIPTLSSSTYSPTTQFVSVALDPNLRNSVV from the exons ATGGGTGGAGCatttacaaaagaaatataTCCACTATGGCTCTTTCTTCTCTACTTCTTTGCTGTAACAGCTTCATGGATTTGGAAAGGACTCCAGAAATGCAAGGAATATCTTATTGCAGGATCCTGTCTGAATGTATCTATGAATAGCTCTGACTGCATTTGGACAACGGCCTGGGTTCCGACCCTTCCTTCCTATCGACCTTCTCCCCGTAGTCCAAATTCGAGATATTTGCATCATTTGTCTATCTCTGATCTAATTATGCCAGGAACGCGTTGTTGGAATAAATGCCTTCTGTTGACCCTCTTTGATCCGATCTCTGCCATGGCTGTTGGTAGGCTACCAATTTCAGATGAATCTCAAAAAGTATATCTCTGGATTCCCTCTGCTTCTGGGAGGTTCAGCACTTTTTCGGCCTACCTTTCTATCTTGAATAATGATTTCACTGGATCCCATCTGTCTCCTTTGTCATCTTTTTGGAGGGATATCAGGAAACTTCAACTAACAGATCGACTCcgaatttttatttggaaaatagCTTGGAATATTTTTCCAACTATTCAGCGATTACAGCCAATTATTCCTACACATCGTCCAGATGCTTTCTGTCCTCTCTGTAAGGGAGGACCTGATTCCCTTCGGCATCTTTTCTTTCACTGTCATTTTGCAAGAGTAGTTTGGCGTCTCTCATCCTGGCCTCTTGATTCTACCACATTGGATTCCCCACACTTATGTGACTGGGTGCGAGTAATTTTATATCCTGAGGCTCTTCTTCATATTCCCTCTTTGGAATTACATCGTTTTCAGGTATTTGCAGCTGTAGCTTGTGATCTTCTTTGGTTTCATCGCAATAAAGCTTACCATGAAGGCATGTCCTTTGATGCTCGTAATCTTGCTAGGCAAATAGTCACTACTTATCATCAACATTGTGATGCATGGTCTGCCAAGTTACGCCCTACGCTGGAAAAATGGATTCGTCCTCCATTAAATTGGCACAAGCTCAACTTTGATACTGCCATTCGTGATTCATTTTCCTGTCAAGCTGCTATCTGTCGCAATCATGAAGGCAGATTG ATAGTTATCATTGCTTTACAACAGCCATCTATTGTTCAAGATTGGCGTATCACTGACATCATTCACCAAACGCTAGACATGTTCCCTCCTGATTCTTCTTGGTCAGCTCGGAAAGtcaatagaagtgcaaacttcggTGCCCATTATGTGGCACATTGGGCCGCAGCTCAATTTTCgtcaagcagcattcccacCCTTTCCTCATCAACTTATTCCCCTACTACTCAGTTTGTCAGTGTTGCGCTTGATCCAAATCTAAGGAACTCTGTTGTTTAG